From Streptomyces sp. CMB-StM0423, a single genomic window includes:
- a CDS encoding NADH-quinone oxidoreductase subunit J family protein: MTLAAETHGFLSPTGVELVFLLTGLVTLGAAVITVTTRQLVHAALWLVVALGGLAVEYLLLTAEFVAWVQVLIYVGSVVVLLLFGLMLTRAPIGRSPDADSGNRWVALGVAGAAAVLLVTLVVDAFRTQWIGLDEPEGTTDLLGASVFRHWVLPFEALSVLLLAALVGAIVLSRKDGGSADEDAAESTEATEATEGAGAADDGGEG; encoded by the coding sequence ATGACCCTCGCCGCCGAGACCCACGGCTTCCTGTCGCCCACCGGCGTCGAGCTCGTCTTCCTCCTCACCGGCCTGGTGACCCTCGGCGCCGCCGTGATCACCGTGACCACCCGGCAGTTGGTGCACGCCGCGCTGTGGCTGGTGGTCGCGCTCGGCGGGCTGGCGGTCGAGTACCTGCTGCTGACGGCCGAGTTCGTCGCCTGGGTGCAGGTGCTGATCTACGTCGGCTCCGTGGTCGTGCTGCTGCTCTTCGGGCTGATGCTGACCCGCGCGCCCATAGGCCGCTCGCCGGACGCCGACTCGGGCAACCGGTGGGTGGCGCTGGGCGTGGCGGGGGCGGCGGCGGTGCTGCTGGTGACGCTGGTGGTGGACGCGTTCCGTACGCAGTGGATCGGCCTGGACGAGCCCGAGGGCACCACCGACCTGCTGGGGGCCAGTGTCTTCCGGCACTGGGTGCTGCCGTTCGAGGCGCTGTCGGTGCTGCTGCTGGCGGCGCTTGTGGGGGCGATCGTGCTGTCCCGCAAGGACGGCGGGTCCGCGGACGAGGACGCCGCCGAGAGCACCGAGGCAACCGAGGCAACCGAGGGCGCCGGGGCCGCCGACGACGGCGGGGAGGGCTGA
- a CDS encoding 4Fe-4S binding protein → MTRRSHTAHYPDTLPALPPRSRGVIALFEENCTVCMLCARECPDWCIYIDSHKETVPPAAPGGRERSRNVLDRFAIDFALCMYCGICIEVCPFDALFWSPEFEYAETDIHELTHERDRLRDWMWTVPIPPAPDPAGEEPKELGAARKAADKAGAAEAAAAAEKTAAPRVRDAGEPPAGEGDDA, encoded by the coding sequence ATGACGCGGCGCTCGCACACCGCGCACTACCCGGACACCCTGCCCGCGCTGCCGCCGCGCAGCCGCGGCGTCATCGCGCTGTTCGAGGAGAACTGCACGGTCTGCATGCTCTGCGCCCGCGAGTGCCCGGACTGGTGCATCTACATCGACTCGCACAAGGAGACCGTGCCGCCCGCCGCCCCCGGCGGGCGCGAGCGCAGCCGCAACGTGCTCGACCGTTTCGCGATCGACTTCGCGCTGTGCATGTACTGCGGGATCTGCATCGAAGTCTGCCCGTTCGACGCGCTTTTCTGGTCGCCGGAGTTCGAGTACGCGGAGACCGACATCCACGAGCTGACCCACGAGCGCGACCGGCTGCGCGACTGGATGTGGACGGTGCCGATCCCGCCCGCGCCGGACCCGGCGGGGGAGGAGCCGAAGGAACTGGGCGCGGCGCGTAAGGCGGCGGACAAAGCGGGGGCAGCAGAGGCGGCAGCAGCCGCGGAGAAGACAGCGGCCCCGCGGGTACGGGACGCGGGGGAGCCCCCGGCCGGGGAGGGCGACGACGCATGA
- a CDS encoding complex I subunit 1/NuoH family protein codes for MNDVVATLLTLLGVLLVFLLFPLVVGQTEHKVMAHMQGRVGPMYAGGFHGWAQLVADGLKFVQKEDVVPAGADRRVFQLAPAVALLPYLVVLVAIPFHPDGGVGEALDAGIFFVLAVMGVGVLGSLMGGWASANKYSLLGGLRTAAQLLAYELPMLLAAASVAMAAGTVSLVGIVDGFEWWWLPWQLVGGFVFFTAGLAELQRPPFDAPVADSEIIFGAYTEYSGLRFALFLLAEYAGIVVLSALTAVLFLGGWHGPYADGLGWLWTLLKTGILAFAVIWLRVTYPRLREDQIQRFAWTTLIPLALAQIALTGIVKVVI; via the coding sequence GTGAACGACGTGGTCGCGACCCTGCTCACACTCCTCGGCGTGCTCCTCGTCTTTCTGCTCTTTCCGCTCGTCGTCGGGCAGACCGAGCACAAAGTCATGGCCCACATGCAAGGCCGCGTAGGCCCCATGTACGCCGGCGGTTTCCACGGCTGGGCGCAACTCGTCGCCGACGGGCTCAAGTTCGTACAGAAAGAAGACGTCGTCCCCGCCGGTGCCGACCGCCGCGTCTTCCAGCTCGCCCCCGCCGTCGCCCTCCTGCCCTACCTCGTCGTCCTCGTCGCCATCCCCTTCCACCCCGACGGCGGCGTGGGCGAGGCACTGGACGCCGGCATCTTCTTCGTGCTGGCCGTCATGGGCGTCGGTGTCCTCGGGTCCCTCATGGGCGGCTGGGCGTCCGCCAACAAGTACTCCCTCCTCGGCGGCCTGCGCACCGCCGCGCAGCTTCTCGCCTACGAGCTGCCCATGCTGCTCGCCGCCGCCTCCGTCGCCATGGCCGCCGGGACGGTCTCGCTCGTCGGGATCGTCGACGGGTTCGAGTGGTGGTGGCTGCCGTGGCAGCTCGTCGGCGGCTTCGTGTTCTTCACCGCCGGGCTCGCCGAGCTGCAACGCCCGCCGTTCGACGCCCCCGTCGCCGACTCGGAGATCATCTTCGGCGCGTACACCGAGTACTCCGGGCTGCGCTTCGCACTGTTCCTGCTCGCCGAGTACGCCGGCATCGTCGTCCTCAGCGCGCTGACCGCCGTGCTCTTCCTCGGCGGCTGGCACGGCCCGTACGCCGACGGGCTCGGCTGGCTCTGGACACTGCTGAAGACCGGGATCCTCGCCTTCGCCGTGATCTGGCTGCGCGTCACGTACCCGAGGCTGCGCGAGGACCAGATCCAGCGCTTCGCCTGGACGACCCTCATCCCGCTCGCCCTCGCGCAGATCGCGCTGACCGGCATCGTGAAGGTGGTGATCTGA
- a CDS encoding NADH-quinone oxidoreductase subunit C, with amino-acid sequence MTEQGEGWLPRPATELFGPEAVAKEAYGLLTVDVPAAAWTVALRTARDELGCTFFDWLTAVDEPAEGFRVAAHVVAVGTPPRRLLLRTTVPHEAPALATATGVYAGAAWHERETHEMFGVDFPGHPHLVRLLLPEEFEGHPLRKDFVLAARVAKAWPGAKEPGESHAGGPKRRQMQPPGVPDPNDWGPQKGTLPPPPTRPTRRARATSAEAGSDRPARDARRTRSVSGGSASQRAAEEAPGETHDGEDAVGSPPAEDTTGDAAGDESGETSAAAGAAPGEAGGARPPRGARRTRSAGGGSASQRAADEDSASRPGGTDDGEDAGGPAPADGTTTGPAGAAPGEAGAGHPPRGARRARSASEGSASQRPAGGGPAAAGREPRSRTRTPDAPWQRPQPDDESTPPPKPAAGEGTPSAGPTAGAPAPGTPPASGGSGSPESAAGGTPSAGLTAGDPDPSPDPAAGRPEAPESAAAEDTPPARPAAGEASSAPEGGEGGDRP; translated from the coding sequence ATGACGGAGCAGGGGGAGGGCTGGCTCCCACGGCCGGCTACGGAACTGTTCGGCCCGGAGGCGGTGGCGAAGGAGGCGTACGGCCTCCTGACGGTGGACGTACCGGCGGCCGCCTGGACCGTGGCGCTGCGGACGGCGCGCGACGAGCTGGGCTGCACGTTCTTCGACTGGCTCACCGCCGTCGACGAACCGGCCGAGGGCTTCCGCGTCGCCGCCCACGTCGTCGCGGTCGGCACCCCGCCGCGCCGGCTGCTGCTCCGCACGACGGTGCCGCACGAGGCCCCGGCGCTGGCGACGGCGACGGGCGTGTACGCGGGGGCGGCGTGGCACGAGCGGGAGACGCACGAGATGTTCGGCGTCGACTTCCCCGGCCACCCGCACCTGGTGCGGCTGCTGCTGCCGGAGGAGTTCGAGGGCCACCCGCTGCGGAAGGACTTCGTCCTGGCGGCGCGGGTGGCGAAGGCGTGGCCGGGCGCGAAGGAGCCGGGCGAGTCCCACGCGGGCGGCCCGAAGCGGCGCCAGATGCAGCCCCCGGGCGTCCCGGACCCCAACGACTGGGGCCCCCAGAAAGGCACCCTGCCCCCACCCCCCACCCGCCCCACCCGCCGCGCCCGCGCAACGTCCGCCGAAGCCGGTAGCGACCGCCCGGCCCGCGACGCCCGGCGGACGCGCTCGGTGAGCGGAGGTTCTGCCTCGCAGCGGGCGGCCGAGGAGGCTCCGGGCGAAACGCACGACGGCGAGGACGCTGTCGGTAGCCCGCCTGCCGAAGACACGACGGGCGACGCCGCGGGCGACGAGTCCGGGGAGACCTCGGCGGCCGCGGGCGCGGCGCCCGGCGAAGCCGGTGGCGCCCGCCCGCCACGCGGCGCGCGGCGCACACGCTCGGCGGGCGGGGGCTCGGCGTCGCAGCGGGCGGCTGACGAGGATTCCGCGTCCCGGCCGGGTGGGACGGACGACGGCGAGGACGCCGGGGGACCGGCGCCTGCCGACGGCACGACGACCGGTCCCGCGGGGGCGGCACCCGGCGAAGCCGGTGCCGGGCACCCGCCGCGCGGTGCGCGGCGCGCGCGTTCCGCGAGTGAGGGGTCGGCCTCGCAGCGGCCCGCCGGCGGCGGGCCCGCCGCAGCGGGCCGGGAGCCGCGCTCCCGTACCCGTACGCCCGATGCCCCCTGGCAACGCCCCCAACCCGACGACGAGTCCACCCCGCCCCCCAAGCCCGCCGCAGGCGAAGGCACTCCATCCGCCGGGCCCACCGCAGGTGCACCGGCCCCGGGCACGCCGCCCGCCTCCGGCGGGTCCGGCTCACCCGAGTCCGCCGCCGGCGGCACCCCCTCCGCCGGGCTGACCGCAGGCGACCCCGACCCGTCGCCCGACCCCGCCGCCGGCCGGCCCGAGGCGCCCGAGTCCGCCGCAGCCGAAGACACCCCGCCCGCCAGGCCCGCCGCAGGCGAAGCCTCCTCCGCCCCCGAGGGCGGCGAAGGTGGTGACCGCCCGTGA